In the Pseudoalteromonas undina genome, one interval contains:
- a CDS encoding flagellin, protein MALSIQSNMASMSIQNQLGRSNNDLSTALERLGSGFKINSAKDDAAGLQIASRLNAQVRGQDAGLYNGNNAMSMMQTAEGAFDEMTNIAYRMKELATQGSSDTNGAKEWAAQSAEYTALATELTNIMDNTSFGDGTKLLAATGKFGAGAVNFQVGSSAAETLNVDISTQLGAVTTAIGSAAAFTDVATAQAQIAFVDTLVGEIGTARSTLGASMNRLDHTMTNVSNMKQNTQAAVGTLMDADFAAETSNMTKQQLLMNSGISVLSTANSTTQMIGSLLR, encoded by the coding sequence ATGGCTTTATCAATTCAATCAAACATGGCTTCAATGTCAATCCAAAACCAACTTGGTCGTAGCAACAACGATTTGTCTACAGCACTTGAGCGTTTAGGTTCTGGTTTTAAAATTAACTCTGCTAAAGATGACGCGGCTGGTCTACAAATCGCTTCACGCTTAAACGCACAGGTACGTGGTCAAGACGCTGGTTTATATAACGGTAACAATGCTATGTCTATGATGCAAACTGCTGAAGGTGCGTTTGATGAAATGACTAACATTGCTTACCGCATGAAAGAACTTGCTACTCAAGGTTCAAGTGATACAAACGGTGCAAAAGAATGGGCTGCACAAAGTGCAGAATACACAGCACTAGCTACTGAGCTTACAAACATCATGGACAACACATCGTTTGGTGATGGAACTAAACTTTTAGCAGCTACTGGTAAGTTTGGTGCAGGTGCGGTTAACTTCCAAGTAGGTTCAAGTGCAGCAGAAACCCTTAATGTTGATATTTCTACTCAGTTAGGTGCTGTAACAACAGCCATTGGTTCTGCTGCTGCATTTACTGACGTTGCAACAGCACAAGCGCAGATTGCGTTTGTTGATACTTTAGTTGGCGAAATTGGTACTGCACGTTCAACGCTTGGTGCATCAATGAACCGTCTTGACCATACAATGACTAACGTATCTAACATGAAGCAAAACACTCAAGCTGCTGTAGGTACGTTAATGGACGCTGATTTTGCTGCTGAAACATCAAACATGACTAAGCAACAATTGCTAATGAACTCTGGTATCTCGGTACTGAGCACAGCTAACAGCACAACACAAATGATTGGTTCACTACTTCGTTAA
- a CDS encoding PilZ domain-containing protein has protein sequence MSNQPDTKRSYKRWNLNLKDNYEPESVQLGGVGVQLLRRCFIDISLCHGVAKDISVGGVGLLVPAEKTIPNKIIVVFDKTNRLAGKVMYRRAVSEKLMFLGVEWISKNERLRSDIVNRLQLQAQLKKAKKRT, from the coding sequence ATGAGTAACCAACCAGACACCAAACGAAGTTACAAAAGATGGAACTTAAACCTTAAAGATAATTACGAGCCTGAGTCAGTTCAGCTTGGCGGAGTAGGCGTGCAGTTATTACGCCGTTGTTTTATTGATATTTCACTATGCCATGGTGTGGCAAAAGACATTAGCGTGGGCGGTGTGGGGTTATTAGTACCTGCTGAAAAGACGATCCCCAATAAAATTATTGTGGTGTTTGATAAAACCAATCGATTGGCTGGCAAGGTGATGTATCGCCGTGCAGTGAGTGAAAAATTAATGTTTTTAGGGGTTGAGTGGATAAGCAAAAATGAGCGCTTACGCAGCGATATAGTTAATCGTTTACAGCTACAAGCCCAATTGAAAAAAGCAAAAAAACGAACATAA
- the flgL gene encoding flagellar hook-associated protein FlgL: protein MRVSSHQFHLNSIKNIQSNTENFNEKSIQLATNKRILKPSDDPLGTVMIMNLGSEIKSLEQYKTNMDAVNFSLGQQEVQLTGIVNQIYSLQSLITTAADGSMGEAEIKALGQEMSVAFPAIVDLLNATDSDGQYYFSGSKTDEKPFQIDATGNYVYAGDDIVREVAVSDDSSVKNNIMGDDLDPGAGFLNAMQDYLVDVNNPPAGGVGNQSRVMIDKLADFLGTISSQVTTIGSTMASLDSITTSNLDITTFTVNLQDDLSAVDYPEAFISMNESMAAYESSMQVYSTVSKLSLFSYI from the coding sequence ATGCGAGTTAGTAGTCATCAGTTTCATTTAAATTCAATCAAAAACATTCAAAGTAATACTGAAAACTTTAACGAAAAATCAATTCAGTTAGCAACCAATAAGCGTATTCTTAAGCCCTCAGATGATCCGCTTGGCACTGTAATGATCATGAACCTAGGTTCAGAAATAAAATCGTTAGAGCAATACAAAACCAATATGGATGCAGTTAACTTTTCATTAGGTCAACAAGAAGTACAGCTAACCGGTATTGTTAACCAAATATATTCACTGCAAAGTTTAATTACCACTGCAGCTGATGGTTCAATGGGCGAGGCAGAAATTAAAGCACTCGGCCAAGAAATGAGTGTGGCTTTTCCGGCAATTGTTGATTTACTAAATGCAACCGACAGCGATGGACAATATTATTTTTCGGGTAGTAAAACCGATGAAAAACCGTTTCAAATTGATGCGACGGGCAATTATGTTTATGCCGGTGACGATATTGTCAGAGAAGTCGCTGTATCTGACGACTCAAGTGTAAAAAACAATATTATGGGTGATGATTTAGACCCCGGTGCCGGTTTTTTAAATGCCATGCAAGACTATCTTGTTGATGTAAATAATCCGCCAGCAGGTGGTGTTGGCAATCAATCACGGGTGATGATAGATAAATTAGCTGACTTTTTAGGTACTATTAGTAGCCAAGTGACCACCATAGGCTCTACTATGGCTTCGCTTGATTCGATTACTACCAGTAATCTAGATATCACCACATTTACGGTTAACTTGCAGGACGATTTGAGTGCTGTAGATTATCCAGAAGCGTTTATTTCGATGAATGAATCTATGGCGGCGTATGAATCATCGATGCAGGTTTACTCGACAGTAAGTAAACTTTCATTGTTTTCATACATTTAA
- the motA gene encoding flagellar motor stator protein MotA, which yields MQRVIGLIVVLATVLGGFAFAGGNIATMWQPYEFLIIFGAGLGALIVGNSKYVLTEMLSQLKYQFISGKGTDTSELYHDLLLVIYSLLDLARVKGIKGLDEHVENPETSSIFLAYPKVYEFPQLVTFICDNLRLFSMGKINSHDFDAMLEQEIYTIEEQRLKPSHSLANIAEAMPGFGILAAVGGIIITMQHLDGPLSEIGYHVAAALVGTFIGIFACYCLIAPLASAMEQYVKKQVAMFECVRAMLVAHAKGHVPIVATDSGRKLINEEIKPTFTTMEEWITNKAA from the coding sequence ATGCAAAGAGTTATAGGGTTAATAGTAGTACTTGCAACAGTATTAGGTGGTTTTGCGTTTGCGGGCGGCAACATTGCCACTATGTGGCAGCCATACGAGTTTTTAATTATTTTTGGCGCAGGTTTAGGGGCGCTAATTGTGGGTAATTCAAAGTATGTACTGACAGAAATGCTATCGCAATTAAAGTATCAATTTATTAGTGGTAAAGGAACCGATACGTCTGAGCTGTACCATGACTTACTACTCGTTATTTACTCTTTATTAGACTTAGCCAGAGTGAAAGGCATTAAAGGATTAGATGAGCATGTTGAAAACCCAGAAACCAGTTCTATTTTTCTTGCCTACCCTAAAGTGTATGAGTTCCCACAGCTAGTTACTTTTATTTGCGATAACTTACGTTTATTTAGTATGGGAAAAATAAACTCTCATGACTTTGATGCCATGTTAGAGCAAGAGATTTATACCATTGAAGAGCAACGTCTTAAACCTTCTCATTCACTTGCTAATATAGCTGAAGCTATGCCAGGTTTTGGTATTTTAGCAGCGGTTGGCGGCATTATTATTACCATGCAGCATCTTGATGGACCTTTAAGTGAAATTGGCTACCATGTAGCAGCGGCGTTGGTGGGTACTTTTATTGGTATTTTTGCTTGTTACTGTTTAATTGCACCCCTTGCCTCAGCGATGGAGCAGTATGTAAAAAAACAAGTGGCAATGTTTGAATGTGTGCGTGCCATGTTAGTGGCGCATGCTAAAGGGCATGTGCCTATTGTGGCGACTGATTCAGGCCGAAAATTAATTAATGAAGAAATTAAACCGACCTTTACCACCATGGAAGAGTGGATTACTAACAAGGCGGCTTAA
- a CDS encoding flagellar basal body-associated FliL family protein yields the protein MKKIIIALTVIALIAAAFFAGQFFNDSDSSQEAPQADITKVEYHEMERFIISVSEDSIARYLVLDLVLVTSPSVYNTGTEAMEPLVRNVLVKQFANMSHSQAKAAFKDIDAVQKNLLEQFNLVLANTVSVRLDNVLVTNVFIQ from the coding sequence GTGAAAAAAATAATAATAGCCCTAACTGTAATTGCACTTATTGCGGCTGCATTTTTTGCGGGACAGTTTTTTAACGACAGTGACTCATCACAAGAAGCTCCGCAAGCAGATATAACAAAAGTTGAATACCACGAAATGGAGCGCTTTATTATAAGCGTATCAGAGGACTCAATTGCCCGTTATTTAGTGCTCGACTTGGTGCTTGTTACTTCACCCTCTGTATACAACACAGGCACAGAGGCGATGGAGCCGCTTGTAAGAAATGTACTGGTAAAACAGTTTGCCAATATGAGTCATAGCCAAGCAAAAGCCGCTTTTAAAGATATAGATGCTGTACAAAAAAACTTATTAGAGCAGTTTAATTTAGTGTTAGCGAATACGGTATCTGTTCGATTGGATAACGTACTTGTTACGAACGTCTTCATTCAATAG
- the fliS gene encoding flagellar export chaperone FliS, with protein sequence MLDLNDGFSAYKSTSVDAKAASADIHKLVLMLFDGFSDELEKVTGHIKQKRYDKKAESIEKLMRILGGLEASLDLEKGGEVAQNMQNLYQHCGQALLQASIKNDLSYIDSTRVVMTNLQEGWQGLGTQ encoded by the coding sequence ATGTTAGATTTAAATGATGGCTTTTCAGCCTATAAAAGTACATCAGTAGATGCAAAAGCGGCCAGTGCCGATATTCATAAATTAGTATTGATGTTATTTGATGGTTTTTCAGATGAGCTTGAAAAAGTCACAGGCCACATAAAACAAAAAAGATACGATAAAAAAGCCGAAAGCATCGAAAAACTAATGCGCATTTTAGGCGGGCTTGAGGCCTCATTAGATCTTGAAAAAGGCGGTGAAGTAGCGCAAAACATGCAAAACCTTTATCAGCATTGTGGGCAAGCATTATTGCAAGCCAGTATAAAAAATGACTTGAGCTATATTGACTCCACCCGTGTAGTGATGACCAACTTGCAAGAAGGGTGGCAAGGCTTAGGCACACAATAA
- a CDS encoding flagellar motor protein MotB, whose amino-acid sequence MMENKNQEIVIKRSRRRATEKPHGGAWKVAFADFTLAMMAFFMVMWIMAITNESEREEIAHYMRTHSIFDGGPAIFDPQNSPFPVDLGGSPSVIKHLESGITPPDSPKPGMSEVLQVPDGTVEPKAGQGEKLNSAIDSQFEALSELSLLLESIDELSKEELLKNNLLVEEVPLGLRVIIRDDKHHQMFERSKSQMTPFFEDLFLYLGGLVKDINNKIIISGHSDASLFVDGSSRNWDISGDRAQQARKVMTMGGMPSSQVLQVNAFSSNRPINKENKKASENRRVELLILTKDAQDKFNQLFDDSNINNPIKKAAGAATANKPVLRLEENYE is encoded by the coding sequence ATGATGGAAAACAAAAATCAAGAAATCGTCATCAAACGCTCTCGTAGAAGAGCAACCGAAAAGCCTCATGGTGGTGCTTGGAAGGTTGCCTTTGCCGATTTTACTTTGGCGATGATGGCGTTTTTTATGGTGATGTGGATCATGGCGATCACCAATGAATCTGAGCGTGAAGAAATAGCACACTATATGCGAACTCACTCAATTTTTGATGGTGGCCCCGCTATTTTTGATCCTCAAAACAGCCCATTCCCCGTTGATTTAGGGGGTTCTCCTTCTGTAATTAAGCACTTAGAGTCGGGAATTACGCCTCCGGACTCTCCAAAACCTGGAATGAGTGAAGTATTACAAGTGCCCGATGGCACCGTTGAGCCTAAAGCAGGGCAAGGCGAGAAGTTAAATTCAGCGATTGATAGCCAATTTGAAGCTTTATCTGAGCTGAGCTTATTACTGGAAAGTATTGATGAACTCAGTAAAGAAGAGTTACTAAAAAATAACTTACTAGTTGAAGAAGTGCCCTTGGGGCTCAGAGTGATCATTAGAGATGACAAGCACCACCAAATGTTTGAACGCTCAAAGTCGCAAATGACTCCATTTTTTGAAGATCTGTTTCTATACCTTGGCGGATTAGTTAAAGACATTAATAACAAAATCATTATTTCTGGGCACAGCGATGCCAGCTTATTTGTTGATGGCAGCTCTCGTAATTGGGACATTTCTGGCGATAGAGCGCAGCAAGCAAGAAAAGTAATGACTATGGGCGGAATGCCATCAAGTCAGGTGCTTCAAGTAAATGCGTTTTCATCAAATCGACCAATTAATAAAGAAAATAAAAAAGCCAGCGAAAACAGACGTGTTGAACTGCTGATCTTAACCAAAGATGCTCAGGATAAATTTAACCAATTATTTGATGATAGCAACATTAACAATCCTATAAAAAAAGCGGCTGGTGCGGCAACGGCTAACAAACCCGTGCTACGTCTTGAAGAGAATTATGAGTAA
- a CDS encoding flagellar hook-length control protein FliK encodes MSIQANTMATKTDFGSATNKPTILKSSTPADAQELQSELEPFTLSSKQQQTKQQNVQGEQPQESSEQLAQEDASAETQEIINPYFLNTANYNLDSNKINAPVTNLLNSNSNLALDNGTAAVETPPAQLVIDEQLKSKPLETLHEEGIITQESAKTASVQNMTVHSDVLTVPAAAINVTPANTPINKELNTLDLAKAPQTLYSQALLNRLNQPSVVLNTYGHAQSSSPTNEQLAAQPSIGLSKLELAALTQNTQSKLLNIESREGSNQKSALVNAFSSAAPATESFEWQKEKLKEAPSEWGQRLLHVLGDKVKLQIGQQLQRAQIRLDPPNLGSIEISINIEGDKTSVSLTTSNAQVRDAIAQTLEQLRQSLSQNSNTTVDVNLSDKQQQPQQQSDNSDIANNHTEMPSMDDDNSTRTPKSPLDWLDLLV; translated from the coding sequence ATGAGTATCCAAGCAAATACTATGGCGACAAAGACTGACTTTGGCAGTGCCACTAATAAACCAACCATATTAAAAAGTAGTACACCTGCAGATGCGCAAGAACTACAGAGCGAGCTTGAGCCGTTTACGCTTTCTTCAAAGCAACAGCAAACAAAACAGCAAAATGTGCAAGGTGAACAACCTCAAGAAAGTTCAGAACAACTAGCGCAAGAAGATGCCAGTGCAGAAACACAAGAAATAATAAATCCGTACTTTTTAAACACTGCAAATTATAATCTTGATAGCAATAAAATAAACGCGCCTGTCACAAATTTACTCAACTCAAATAGTAACCTTGCTCTTGATAACGGCACTGCAGCAGTGGAAACACCACCAGCACAACTTGTTATTGATGAGCAGTTAAAGAGTAAGCCTTTAGAGACTCTGCACGAAGAAGGCATTATAACTCAAGAGTCAGCTAAAACTGCGTCTGTACAAAATATGACAGTGCATAGTGATGTTTTAACTGTGCCTGCTGCAGCTATAAATGTAACGCCAGCGAATACACCCATTAATAAAGAATTAAATACACTCGATTTAGCCAAAGCACCACAAACATTGTATTCGCAAGCGCTTTTGAATCGATTAAATCAACCTTCGGTAGTGTTGAATACTTATGGACACGCGCAATCAAGTAGCCCAACCAATGAGCAACTAGCTGCACAACCGAGTATTGGGCTCAGTAAGCTCGAGCTTGCTGCACTGACACAAAACACGCAATCGAAACTTCTCAACATTGAATCTCGTGAAGGCAGCAATCAAAAATCAGCATTAGTGAATGCTTTTTCATCTGCCGCACCTGCGACAGAGAGCTTTGAATGGCAAAAAGAGAAATTAAAAGAGGCTCCCAGTGAATGGGGGCAGCGTTTATTGCATGTACTTGGCGATAAGGTAAAGCTGCAAATAGGCCAGCAACTTCAGCGTGCGCAAATTAGATTAGATCCTCCAAACCTAGGCAGTATTGAAATATCTATCAATATTGAAGGGGATAAAACCTCAGTCAGTTTAACTACGAGTAATGCGCAGGTTAGAGATGCCATAGCGCAAACTTTAGAGCAGTTACGTCAGTCTTTGTCGCAAAACTCAAATACCACAGTGGATGTTAATTTGAGTGATAAACAGCAGCAACCTCAACAGCAAAGCGACAATAGCGACATTGCAAATAATCATACCGAGATGCCTTCAATGGATGATGACAACAGCACTCGCACACCTAAGTCACCATTAGATTGGTTGGATTTATTAGTATAA
- the fliD gene encoding flagellar filament capping protein FliD, producing the protein MSSAIGINPGQLASQYTQIERSAKDQQLSTKSSLFSNQIKAFDSLKSNLSNFFDDLQTNIKDTSSLFANTATVSNSSALAVTASGTAASGEYDVFVEQLAQAHQVALSFDPAKALTTDGELSIDLAGSAFSVDFASLGADASLTDVANAINSHVDNSGVKASVVRSGTETFLTLTSAESGAANQVGVSFTEGTDANGSDITNAITNKQDLTLAQDAIVKLGANSALTITSSSNKLDTVIDGVTIDLTQAQSLGDQPIHISITQDQESSKENIQSFVDKFNSLTNGITSNQYLKRDNMAAGLARSLRNDFQGTFEGKTLFSVGIEFDRSGNLKIDNKKLEEAMATNPEQLTSMLTGENGLLSKLETRVEPFTKSYGLMTDKKQSLQASLNIVNRQQKDHEVSMEQVYQRYLSQFTQMQQTIAQLESTMGQFGS; encoded by the coding sequence ATGAGCTCTGCAATAGGAATCAATCCTGGGCAATTAGCCTCACAATATACACAAATTGAGCGTAGCGCTAAAGATCAGCAATTAAGTACTAAAAGTAGCCTTTTTAGCAATCAAATTAAGGCGTTTGATAGCCTGAAAAGTAATTTATCAAACTTTTTTGATGACTTACAAACCAATATTAAAGATACCAGTAGCTTGTTTGCTAACACCGCTACGGTGAGCAATTCATCCGCATTAGCAGTAACAGCAAGCGGCACAGCAGCCAGCGGTGAGTACGATGTATTTGTTGAGCAATTAGCACAAGCACACCAAGTGGCATTGAGTTTTGATCCGGCTAAAGCTTTAACCACGGATGGTGAGTTGAGTATTGATTTGGCAGGCAGTGCGTTTAGTGTTGACTTTGCAAGCCTTGGCGCCGATGCATCATTAACTGATGTTGCTAATGCCATCAACTCACATGTTGATAATAGCGGTGTTAAAGCCTCTGTTGTGCGCTCTGGCACAGAAACCTTTTTAACTTTAACCAGTGCTGAGTCGGGTGCTGCTAATCAGGTGGGGGTGAGCTTTACTGAAGGTACGGATGCCAATGGCAGTGATATCACCAATGCTATAACAAACAAACAAGATTTAACCTTAGCGCAAGATGCGATTGTCAAACTAGGGGCTAACTCAGCACTTACAATCACTTCAAGCAGTAATAAACTCGATACGGTTATTGATGGTGTAACGATTGATTTAACGCAGGCGCAGTCGCTGGGCGATCAGCCAATTCATATATCAATTACCCAAGATCAAGAAAGCTCTAAAGAAAACATTCAAAGTTTTGTGGATAAATTTAATTCGCTCACCAATGGCATTACCAGTAACCAGTACTTAAAACGAGATAATATGGCTGCCGGCCTTGCTCGCTCTTTACGCAACGATTTTCAGGGTACGTTTGAAGGTAAAACCTTGTTCTCTGTGGGTATTGAATTTGATCGTAGCGGTAACTTAAAAATAGATAATAAAAAACTTGAAGAAGCTATGGCTACTAATCCTGAACAGTTAACCAGCATGCTCACAGGTGAAAACGGTTTATTGTCTAAGCTAGAAACCCGCGTTGAGCCTTTCACTAAAAGCTATGGTTTGATGACGGATAAAAAGCAGTCATTGCAAGCGAGCTTAAATATAGTCAATAGGCAACAAAAAGATCATGAAGTGTCTATGGAGCAAGTGTACCAACGCTACTTGTCGCAGTTTACACAAATGCAACAGACTATTGCACAATTAGAATCTACAATGGGTCAATTTGGGAGCTAA
- a CDS encoding FliA/WhiG family RNA polymerase sigma factor, producing MTEPPVTLTPQKETQLLSQYSFLVNRAAAHMRTQVGVIVDNDDIYQIGIIALLSSIRRYGRDLDEKFAAFAFKRIRGAMLDEFRRVDWRPRQLRQQSHQLRDMSRSLQKKLGRDATDTEMCEALGINHKELIQLHYSEQAEAFDSLEALLEANPNLALTSAHTHDKEETAATLKVAMSKLNTREKLLLQLYYMHEMNMKEIALTLDLTEARVCQLHKQALEALTQALQKI from the coding sequence ATAACAGAACCACCAGTCACCTTAACGCCACAAAAAGAGACGCAACTATTATCGCAGTACTCTTTTTTGGTGAATAGAGCGGCTGCGCACATGCGCACTCAAGTGGGTGTTATTGTCGATAATGATGATATTTATCAAATAGGCATTATTGCGCTGTTGTCGTCTATTCGTCGCTATGGTCGGGATTTAGATGAGAAGTTTGCTGCATTTGCGTTTAAGCGTATTCGTGGTGCTATGTTAGATGAGTTTAGGCGTGTCGATTGGCGCCCACGACAGTTAAGGCAGCAGTCTCATCAGCTTCGTGATATGAGCCGTTCACTGCAAAAAAAGCTCGGTCGTGATGCAACAGACACCGAAATGTGTGAGGCGTTAGGAATTAACCATAAAGAGCTTATTCAACTGCATTACAGTGAGCAAGCCGAAGCATTTGATAGCCTTGAAGCGCTATTGGAAGCTAACCCTAATTTAGCGCTCACCTCTGCACATACACACGACAAAGAAGAGACAGCAGCGACGCTAAAAGTGGCGATGAGCAAACTGAATACCCGAGAAAAGCTGCTCTTGCAATTATATTACATGCACGAAATGAATATGAAAGAAATAGCGTTAACGCTCGATTTAACCGAGGCACGTGTTTGCCAACTTCATAAACAAGCACTTGAAGCGCTTACACAAGCGCTTCAAAAAATCTAA